From the genome of Pseudomonas sp. AB6, one region includes:
- a CDS encoding TPM domain-containing protein: MSLLSNDEQRQVAEAVSRVELKTDAELVTVLAARSDDYAYVPLIWAGLVALLVPGLLSYVSGWLSANQLLLGQFATFIVAALVMRLPVITTQLIPESVRHWRASNLARRQFLEQNLHRTVGATGVLIFVSEAERYVEILVDRGISSRLDDDVWKALIDVFTQQVKDGETLKGFLGCIEACGELLADHVPVTQTRNELPNRLVVL; encoded by the coding sequence CGACGAACAACGACAAGTGGCCGAAGCGGTCAGCCGGGTGGAATTGAAGACCGATGCTGAACTGGTTACGGTGCTGGCGGCGAGGTCGGACGACTATGCTTACGTGCCGTTGATCTGGGCTGGGTTAGTGGCGCTGTTGGTGCCAGGTTTGTTGAGTTACGTCTCGGGTTGGCTCAGTGCGAATCAATTGTTACTGGGCCAATTCGCAACGTTTATCGTTGCGGCGTTGGTGATGCGCTTGCCGGTGATCACTACTCAATTAATTCCTGAGTCGGTTCGCCATTGGCGCGCAAGTAACCTGGCCCGTCGTCAGTTTCTTGAGCAGAATCTTCACCGTACGGTTGGCGCAACTGGGGTGTTGATTTTCGTTTCAGAAGCCGAGCGCTATGTGGAGATTCTGGTTGACCGGGGCATCAGCAGTCGGCTGGATGACGATGTCTGGAAAGCGCTGATTGATGTGTTTACCCAGCAGGTAAAAGACGGTGAGACGTTAAAAGGTTTTCTGGGCTGCATTGAAGCGTGTGGCGAGTTATTGGCCGATCATGTGCCCGTGACTCAAACACGTAACGAGCTGCCTAATCGGTTGGTGGTGCTGTGA